The Gymnogyps californianus isolate 813 chromosome Z, ASM1813914v2, whole genome shotgun sequence genome has a window encoding:
- the WDR36 gene encoding WD repeat-containing protein 36, translating to MAREGGGLFAGFRVLGRFSGHVPHVLRYHGRHREFYLATAVGRSVHTYNVKKLGIVAVSNALPQDITCLAADRMLIFASYDNILHAFARNKEVVHTYEGHKARIHLLQPFGDHVISVDVDNVLIVWNIQSEEEYLQVDFDKATFAVSAVLHPSTYLNKILLGSEQGSLQLWNIRSNKLLYSFPGWHLAVTTLEQAPAVDVVAVGLVSGHIIVHNIKFDETLMKFQQDWGPITAISFRTDGHPVMAAGSPIGHIALWDLEEKKLMCQMQDAHSTAIAGMSFVPGEPLLITNGADNAIRVWIFDGPGGTGRVLRSRMGHSAPPTKIRYHGQNGEQILSAGQDGTLQSFSTVHEKFNKSLGRGSINKKKSKKKGLKLDTMALPPITVFASEVAHQSDWDSIVACHQGYITCTTWNYQKTSMGAHKLRPEEFSKHKPIDIYATAVDITSCGNFAVIGLSTGRVDVYNMQSGIHRGSYGNERAHEGAIRGVAVDGLNQLIITAGSEGLIKFWKFKTKDLVYSTELSSSPSGILLHRDSGILGIALDDFSISVLDIETRKIVRTFSGHHGRINDMTFSPDGRWLITSAMDCTIKTWDLPSGCLIDCFLVDSAAVSLTMSPTGDFLASTHVDDLGIYLWSNRSLYSLVSLRPLPADYEPSMVTRPSTCPVQDVDVAGDEETCDEMIEYVSPEQLGEQLVTLSSLPESRWKNLLSLDVIKKKNKPREPPKVPKSAPFFIPTVPGLIPQYIAPEEENDTQSKVVNLGVLAQKSDFYIHLEEALRTNEYTAPFNLLKSLGPSNIEIELRGLTPEGGGSTEVMLSFLRMIGLMLNNKYNFELAQAYLALFLKLHLKILSSEPNLLEEVSRLSIQLEETWIHLRTLFNQSLCVLTYMKSALL from the exons ATGGCGCGTGAGGGCGGCGGGCTGTTCGCCGGCTTCCGCGTGCTCGGCCGTTTCAGCGGCCACGTCCCGCACGTCCTGCGCTACCACGGCCGCCACCGCGAGTTCTACCTGGCCACCGCCGTCGGGCGCAGCGTCCACACCTATAAC GTGAAGAAGCTTGGTATTGTTGCTGTGA GTAATGCTTTGCCACAAGACATTACATGTTTGGCAGCAGACCGCATGTTGATATTTGCTTCATACGACAATATTCTCCATGCTTTTGCCAGGAACAAAGAG GTGGTTCATACCTACGAAGGTCACAAGGCAAGGATACACCTTCTGCAGCCTTTTGGTGATCATGTCATCTCTGTGGATGTTGATAATGTTCTTATTGTTTGGAATATACAGTCAGAAG AGGAGTATCTTCAAGTGGATTTTGATAAAGCCActtttgcagtttctgcagTTCTGCATCCCAGCACCTATTTGAATAAAATTCTTCTTGGGAGTGAACAAGGGAGCTTGCAGCTATGGAATATAAGATCCAA caaaCTCTTGTACTCATTTCCAGGATGGCACTTAGCGGTCACAACTCTTGAACAA GCTccagcagtggatgttgttgCAGTCGGTCTTGTATCTGGTCATATCATTGTACATAATATTAAGTTTGATGAAACTCTGATGAAATTTCAACAAGACTGGGGTCCCATCACAGCAATATCTTTTCGTACAG ATGGACACCCAGTAATGGCAGCTGGTAGCCCAATTGGACACATTGCTTTGTGGGATCTAGAAGAGAAGAAACTAATGTGTCAGATGCAAGATGCCCATTCCACAGCAATAGCTGGCATGTCATTTGTCCCTGGAGAGCCACTTCTTATTACTAATGGTGCTGATAACGCTATACGG GTGTGGATTTTTGATGGACCTGGTGGTACAGGACGTGTATTGAGAAGCCGAATGGGACATAGTGCACCACCAACAAAAATCAGATACCATGGGCAAAACGGAGAGCAAATTCTTAGTGCAG GTCAAGACGGAACATTGCAGTCTTTTTCAACAGTGCATGAAAAGTTCAATAAAAGTTTAGGACGTG gttcgattaacaaaaagaaatcgAAAAAGAAAGGTCTTAAGCTTGATACAATGGCACTTCCACCAATTACAGTCTTTGCTTCAG AAGTGGCACATCAGAGTGACTGGGATAGTATTGTTGCCTGCCATCAAGGGTATATAACCTGTACAACCTGGAACTATCAGAAAACTTCCATGGGAGCTCATAAACTGAGGCCAGAAGAATTCAGCAAACACAAACCTATTGATATATATGCAACA gCAGTTGACATTACCTCATGTGGGAACTTTGCTGTAATTGGGCTGTCAACTGGACGGGTAGATGTGTATAACATGCAGTCTGGCATTCACAGAGGGAGTTATGGCAACGAAAGAG CACATGAGGGCGCCATTAGGGGGGTAGCAGTGGATGGATTAAACCAGCTGATAATCACAGCTGGTAGTGAAGGATTAATTAAATTTTGGAAATTCAAAACTAAAGATCTAGTTTACTCCACTgagctttcttcttctccaagTGGGATTCTGCTTCACCGAGACAG TGGTATTCTGGGAATTGCCCTTGATGACTTCAGTATTAGTGTTTTGGATATAGAGACCCGGAAGATTGTCAGGACGTTCTCAGGACACCATGGAAGGATTAATGACATG actttCAGTCCTGATGGTCGTTGGCTAATAACTTCAGCAATGGACTGTACAATTAAGACTTGGGACCTTCCCTCTGGATG CCTCATAGATTGTTTTTTGGTAGACTCTGCAGCTGTGAGCCTTACTATGTCTCCTACAGGAGATTTTCTAGCTTCAACACATGTGGATGATCTTGGAATTTATTTGTG GTCAAACCGTTCTCTGTATTCACTTGTCTCTTTACGGCCTCTTCCGGCAGATTATGAACCTTCTATGGTGACACGCCCTAGCACCTGCCCTGTGCAAG ATGTGGATGTGGCAGGAGATGAAGAAACATGTGATGAAATGATAGAATATGTCTCACCTGAGCAACTGGGAGAGCAGCTGGTGACCCTTTCCTCATTACCGGAATCAAGGTGGAAAAATCTCCTCAGTCTTGATGTTATCAAG aaaaaaaataaaccaagagaGCCACCAAAAGTTCCCAAGTCAGCCCCTTTCTTCATCCCAACAGTTCCTGGTCTTATACCCCAATACATTGctccagaggaagaaaatgatacACAG TCAAAGGTAGTAAACCTTGGAGTACTGGCACAGAAATCTGATTTCTACATTCATCTTGAAGAAGCCCTGCGCACTAATGAAT ATACAGCTCCATTTAACTTACTGAAAAGCTTGGGACCATCTAATATTGAGATAGAACTAAGGGGTTTGACCCCTGAAGGTGGTGGCTCAACGGAGGTGATGCTAAGCTTTTTGAGAATGATTGGGTTGATGCTGAACAACAAGTACAACTTTGAACTTGCTCAGGCATACCTTGcactatttttaaag ttaCACCTTAAGATTCTCTCATCAGAGCCAAACCTATTGGAAGAAGTATCCAGATTGTCAATACAACTTGAGGAAACTTGGATTCATTTGCGCACTCTATTCAATCAGAGTCTGTGTGTGTTAACATACATGAAAAGTGCTTTGCTGTAA